A single Syngnathoides biaculeatus isolate LvHL_M chromosome 18, ASM1980259v1, whole genome shotgun sequence DNA region contains:
- the LOC133491574 gene encoding 14-3-3 protein epsilon isoform X2, which yields MADREEAVYQAKLAEQAERYDEMVESMKRVASLDTELTVEERNLLSVAYKNVIGARRASWRIISSLEQKEESKASEEKLTMYKDYRKLVEKELKSICNDILAVLDHHLIPASSTGESKVFYYKMKGDYHRYLAEFATGNDRKEAAENSLVAYKAASDIALNELPPTHPIRLGLALNFSVFYYEILNSPDRACGLAKDAFDSAIAELDTLSEESYKDSTLIMQLLRDNLTLWTSDLQGDDS from the exons ATGGCGGACAGAGAAGAAGCAGTGTACCAGGCGAAGCTCGCCGAGCAAGCGGAGCGATACGatg AAATGGTGGAGTCGATGAAACGAGTGGCAAGCTTGGACACGGAGCTGACCGTGGAGGAGCGGAACCTCCTGTCGGTGGCGTACAAGAACGTGATTGGCGCCCGGAGAGCCTCGTGGAGGATAATCAGCAGCTTGGAGCAGAAGGAAGAAAGCAAAGCAAGCGAGGAGAAGCTGACTATGTACAAGGACTACCGGAAGCTG GTAGAGAAAGAGCTGAAATCAATCTGCAATGACATTTTGGCCGTACTGGACCACCACCTCATCCCAGCCTCCTCTACGGGAGAGTCCAAGGTTTTCTATTACAAAAt GAAGGGAGACTACCACAGGTACCTGGCAGAGTTCGCTACCGGCAACGACCGGAAGGAGGCGGCCGAGAACAGCTTGGTGGCGTACAAAGCCGCCAGCGACATCGCTCTCAACGAACTGCCGCCCACGCACCCCATTCGCCTCGGACTGGCCCTCAACTTCTCCGTTTTCTACTACGAAATCCTCAACTCGCCAGACCGCGCCTGCGG GTTGGCGAAGGACGCGTTTGACAGCGCCATCGCCGAACTGGACACGCTGAGCGAGGAGAGCTACAAGGACTCCACGCTCATCATGCAGCTGCTACGTGACAACCTGACACTTTGGACCTCAGACCTGCAGGGAGACG ATTCTTAA
- the LOC133491574 gene encoding 14-3-3 protein epsilon isoform X1, with protein sequence MADREEAVYQAKLAEQAERYDEMVESMKRVASLDTELTVEERNLLSVAYKNVIGARRASWRIISSLEQKEESKASEEKLTMYKDYRKLVEKELKSICNDILAVLDHHLIPASSTGESKVFYYKMKGDYHRYLAEFATGNDRKEAAENSLVAYKAASDIALNELPPTHPIRLGLALNFSVFYYEILNSPDRACGLAKDAFDSAIAELDTLSEESYKDSTLIMQLLRDNLTLWTSDLQGDGDEQNTEAPPEAEEDAQ encoded by the exons ATGGCGGACAGAGAAGAAGCAGTGTACCAGGCGAAGCTCGCCGAGCAAGCGGAGCGATACGatg AAATGGTGGAGTCGATGAAACGAGTGGCAAGCTTGGACACGGAGCTGACCGTGGAGGAGCGGAACCTCCTGTCGGTGGCGTACAAGAACGTGATTGGCGCCCGGAGAGCCTCGTGGAGGATAATCAGCAGCTTGGAGCAGAAGGAAGAAAGCAAAGCAAGCGAGGAGAAGCTGACTATGTACAAGGACTACCGGAAGCTG GTAGAGAAAGAGCTGAAATCAATCTGCAATGACATTTTGGCCGTACTGGACCACCACCTCATCCCAGCCTCCTCTACGGGAGAGTCCAAGGTTTTCTATTACAAAAt GAAGGGAGACTACCACAGGTACCTGGCAGAGTTCGCTACCGGCAACGACCGGAAGGAGGCGGCCGAGAACAGCTTGGTGGCGTACAAAGCCGCCAGCGACATCGCTCTCAACGAACTGCCGCCCACGCACCCCATTCGCCTCGGACTGGCCCTCAACTTCTCCGTTTTCTACTACGAAATCCTCAACTCGCCAGACCGCGCCTGCGG GTTGGCGAAGGACGCGTTTGACAGCGCCATCGCCGAACTGGACACGCTGAGCGAGGAGAGCTACAAGGACTCCACGCTCATCATGCAGCTGCTACGTGACAACCTGACACTTTGGACCTCAGACCTGCAGGGAGACG GTGATGAACAGAACACAGAAGCACCGCCGGAAGCGGAGGAAGATGCCCAGTGA